In Paenibacillus algicola, a genomic segment contains:
- a CDS encoding HisA/HisF-related TIM barrel protein — MKQVGYIYPKNFNKEWRLNIDIKDGVVVGRETEELESFFLNLEQERIPVCLVDINASQGEGSNNPFIHKKLQERKGQYWYAGGVVDIESVEKYMTMGARGVIISSGIYKNDRLNSVFLKELRDNFGINDYIISVDFEENRMVTKGFSESVNMEMELVLEELYTLLSQGTNIQLIDVKVSKMRLQPNLSMLQIVADRYSDIFKLWYGGNICSWDQFLVVQGIGFSPTLGRAYLEGDLGLM, encoded by the coding sequence GTGAAACAGGTGGGTTATATATATCCTAAGAACTTTAATAAAGAGTGGAGACTCAATATAGATATTAAAGACGGCGTTGTCGTTGGTAGAGAAACAGAGGAATTAGAGTCCTTTTTTCTTAATTTAGAACAAGAAAGGATTCCAGTATGTCTTGTTGATATAAATGCATCACAAGGTGAAGGCAGCAATAATCCATTCATTCATAAGAAACTACAAGAACGGAAAGGGCAATACTGGTACGCCGGTGGCGTGGTTGATATAGAAAGTGTCGAAAAGTACATGACAATGGGTGCAAGAGGTGTGATCATTAGTTCAGGGATTTATAAAAATGATAGATTAAATTCTGTATTCTTAAAAGAGCTTAGGGACAATTTTGGCATTAACGACTATATTATATCTGTTGACTTTGAAGAAAATAGAATGGTTACAAAGGGATTTAGCGAATCAGTCAATATGGAGATGGAATTAGTTCTAGAAGAACTATATACTTTATTGAGTCAGGGGACTAATATTCAACTAATAGATGTTAAGGTATCAAAAATGAGGCTTCAACCAAATCTCAGTATGCTCCAGATTGTAGCGGATAGATACTCGGACATCTTTAAGTTGTGGTATGGCGGAAATATTTGCTCATGGGATCAATTTTTGGTGGTCCAGGGTATTGGTTTTAGTCCAACACTAGGAAGGGCGTATCTAGAAGGGGACCTTGGACTAATGTAA
- a CDS encoding type I restriction-modification system subunit M: MTSTAQRAELQSQIWKIANDVRGSVDGWDFKQYVLGTLFYRFISENFSSYIEAGDESIKYAELPDEIITKEIKEDAIKTKGYFIYPSQLFTNIAKTANANESLNTDLAAIFAAIEGSANGYPSELDIKGLFADFDTTSNRLGNTVKDKNSRLAAVIKGVAGLNFGKFEDNQIDLFGDAYEFLISNYAANAGKSGGEFFTPQHVSKLIAQLALNNQATINKIYDPAAGSGSLLLQAKKQFDAHIIEDGFYGQEINHTTYNLARMNMFLHNINYDKFHIALGNTLLDPHYGDEKPFDAIVSNPPYSVNWIGNDDPTLINDERFAPAGVLAPKSKADFAFVLHALSYLSSKGRAAIVCFPGIFYRGGAEQKIRKYLIDNNFVETVISLAPNLFYGTSIAVNILVLSKHKTDNQTQFIDASGVDFYKKATNNNILTDEHIEQIIEMFDAKEDVDHVAKSVEYEAIVQNDYNLSVSSYVEARDTREVIDINELNEEIKTTVAKIDQLRAAIGDIIGEIES, from the coding sequence ATGACAAGTACAGCACAACGTGCCGAATTACAATCCCAAATCTGGAAAATAGCCAATGATGTCCGTGGCTCAGTAGATGGATGGGATTTTAAACAATATGTATTAGGAACGCTGTTTTACCGTTTCATTAGCGAGAATTTCTCTAGCTATATTGAAGCTGGAGACGAAAGTATCAAGTATGCAGAATTACCTGATGAGATTATAACGAAAGAAATCAAAGAGGATGCCATTAAAACAAAAGGTTATTTCATCTATCCGAGTCAGTTGTTTACTAATATCGCGAAAACCGCCAACGCAAATGAAAGCTTGAATACAGATTTAGCTGCGATATTTGCTGCTATTGAAGGTTCAGCAAATGGTTATCCATCGGAATTAGATATTAAAGGATTATTTGCTGATTTTGACACCACAAGCAACCGACTGGGGAATACGGTGAAAGATAAAAACAGTCGTTTAGCTGCTGTTATTAAAGGTGTTGCAGGGCTTAATTTTGGTAAATTTGAAGATAATCAAATTGATCTGTTTGGTGATGCCTATGAGTTTCTGATCTCTAATTATGCTGCTAACGCAGGTAAATCTGGAGGGGAATTCTTCACACCTCAGCATGTATCAAAGCTTATAGCTCAATTAGCCTTAAACAATCAAGCAACAATTAACAAAATTTATGACCCAGCAGCTGGTTCGGGATCACTCTTATTACAAGCAAAAAAACAGTTTGATGCTCATATTATCGAAGATGGGTTTTACGGACAAGAGATTAACCATACGACGTATAACCTTGCTCGTATGAATATGTTTCTACACAATATAAATTATGATAAGTTTCATATTGCTTTAGGAAATACGCTATTAGACCCTCATTATGGAGATGAAAAGCCTTTTGATGCCATTGTATCGAACCCACCTTATTCCGTAAATTGGATCGGTAATGATGACCCCACGCTTATTAATGATGAAAGATTTGCTCCTGCAGGCGTACTAGCGCCAAAGTCTAAAGCTGATTTTGCTTTTGTACTTCATGCTCTCAGTTATCTTTCAAGCAAAGGTCGTGCAGCCATCGTTTGCTTCCCTGGTATCTTTTACCGTGGTGGTGCAGAACAGAAAATTAGAAAATATCTGATTGATAATAACTTTGTTGAAACGGTTATTTCATTAGCACCTAACCTTTTTTATGGTACTTCAATAGCGGTGAATATCCTGGTTCTATCTAAACATAAAACTGATAATCAAACGCAATTTATTGATGCAAGCGGCGTAGATTTCTATAAGAAAGCGACCAACAATAACATACTTACAGATGAACACATTGAGCAAATTATTGAAATGTTTGACGCTAAAGAAGATGTGGACCATGTTGCAAAATCTGTTGAGTATGAAGCCATCGTTCAGAATGATTACAACCTATCTGTGAGCTCCTATGTGGAAGCAAGAGACACTAGGGAAGTCATTGATATAAACGAGTTGAATGAAGAGATAAAAACGACTGTAGCAAAGATAGATCAACTACGTGCTGCAATTGGTGACATTATTGGGGAGATTGAATCATGA
- a CDS encoding DUF3427 domain-containing protein: MTIPKNINIEHVIRALDYIDMNGVPNERISTKFVLEHNSKYYPPKYVLSIANTFVNGTELSATEFSGGTEANSFLKRLGFIIIDELNDVIYTSIGDDAIRSFQKTVVDAYNTARKECGYNASVFIQLIHEHGAVKVAKDFLVKNRATTGFEKLWEKQRLDLTIEASVLLPQYKVLFTAAERRTAFERLKEYGYVIQGLLFEDNIAREIIPVFNVGEYYSRKDVYKIMNVPEAQQGGNWDTGYTRYKGDSFVFANIGTAGRTGHDHPNKFDGNDLVWYGKKGSKLSHDSIQSLINPEGSVHIFARESSDDPKFVFIGNGSVKFFADTTPVNIVWQFNDPLENHPEILSEEVDPKKTVEGAVKQVFVNVFERSPIARKKCIEHHGCYCSVCGFNFFDYYGDVGKDFIHVHHLKPLHEIREEYEVDAVEDLRPVCPNCHAMLHRRKPAYSIEELKEIILKKERAIHH, translated from the coding sequence ATGACTATACCCAAGAACATAAATATTGAACATGTTATACGAGCTTTGGACTATATTGACATGAATGGTGTGCCGAATGAGAGAATCTCAACTAAGTTTGTATTGGAGCATAACAGCAAGTACTATCCTCCTAAATATGTCCTCTCAATCGCAAATACTTTTGTTAATGGTACTGAATTGAGTGCGACTGAGTTTTCTGGTGGTACTGAAGCTAATAGTTTTCTAAAACGACTAGGGTTTATTATTATTGATGAACTTAATGATGTGATTTACACAAGTATTGGAGACGATGCTATTAGAAGTTTTCAAAAAACAGTAGTTGATGCTTATAATACCGCTAGAAAAGAGTGTGGATATAATGCTTCTGTATTCATTCAACTCATTCATGAGCATGGAGCAGTCAAAGTAGCCAAGGACTTCCTAGTCAAGAACAGGGCGACGACAGGGTTTGAGAAGCTGTGGGAAAAGCAACGACTTGATTTAACAATAGAAGCAAGTGTCCTTCTTCCACAATATAAAGTCTTATTTACTGCCGCAGAGCGTCGGACTGCCTTTGAGCGATTAAAGGAGTATGGTTATGTGATTCAGGGCTTATTATTTGAAGACAATATTGCAAGGGAAATTATACCTGTCTTTAATGTTGGTGAGTACTATAGCCGTAAAGATGTTTACAAAATAATGAATGTTCCAGAGGCTCAACAAGGAGGGAACTGGGATACAGGTTACACTCGTTATAAAGGTGATTCTTTTGTATTTGCCAATATAGGCACAGCTGGTAGGACTGGTCATGATCATCCAAACAAGTTTGATGGAAATGATTTAGTTTGGTACGGAAAGAAGGGATCGAAGTTATCACATGACTCCATACAGTCACTCATTAATCCCGAAGGAAGTGTACACATATTCGCGAGAGAAAGCAGTGACGATCCTAAGTTCGTTTTTATTGGTAATGGTAGTGTGAAATTCTTTGCAGATACAACTCCTGTGAATATAGTTTGGCAGTTCAATGATCCGTTAGAAAACCATCCTGAAATTCTTTCGGAGGAAGTTGATCCAAAGAAGACTGTGGAAGGTGCAGTAAAACAAGTGTTTGTAAATGTTTTTGAAAGAAGTCCTATTGCACGCAAAAAATGTATCGAACATCATGGATGTTATTGTAGTGTATGTGGCTTTAATTTTTTTGACTATTATGGAGATGTTGGAAAAGACTTCATACATGTTCATCATTTAAAACCACTACATGAGATCAGGGAAGAATACGAAGTTGATGCTGTTGAAGATTTACGACCTGTATGTCCTAATTGCCATGCAATGCTACATAGACGCAAGCCAGCTTACTCTATTGAGGAGCTGAAAGAGATTATCTTGAAGAAAGAAAGAGCCATTCATCATTAG
- a CDS encoding DUF6979 family protein — translation MSKYGTVAVNAVLSILSGNISDPLNAWKEASAKVFGEGTWAQRKGCPKNAFLGLCEAGLVKGIPAGDYVEISGARKNKGYAVNAIEVLKRRPELSEDKLGLWRMVMQGNNMSHNSQMDVVLALWNKQLINCE, via the coding sequence ATGAGTAAATACGGTACGGTGGCAGTCAACGCAGTCCTCTCAATATTGAGTGGGAACATTTCTGACCCCTTAAATGCGTGGAAAGAAGCTTCTGCAAAAGTATTTGGTGAAGGGACTTGGGCACAGCGTAAAGGTTGTCCTAAAAATGCCTTCCTTGGTCTTTGCGAAGCAGGTCTAGTGAAAGGCATCCCAGCTGGTGACTACGTTGAAATAAGTGGGGCTAGGAAGAATAAGGGGTATGCCGTTAATGCAATTGAGGTTTTGAAGAGAAGACCAGAGTTATCTGAAGACAAACTTGGTCTGTGGAGGATGGTTATGCAGGGCAATAATATGTCGCATAACTCACAGATGGATGTAGTGTTAGCGTTGTGGAATAAACAACTTATCAATTGCGAATGA
- a CDS encoding NUMOD4 domain-containing protein → MEEERRSIKGYEGIYDITRSGRIIIVKNNRVRHRSGNEYGYVNVHLRKNGERKLYKTFELWQKSFAEIDPSEYKGMQ, encoded by the coding sequence TTGGAAGAGGAAAGAAGAAGTATAAAAGGCTATGAAGGGATATACGATATTACTCGTTCGGGACGTATAATTATTGTTAAAAATAATCGTGTACGTCATAGATCAGGAAATGAATATGGGTATGTTAACGTACACCTACGGAAGAATGGTGAAAGAAAGCTGTATAAGACATTCGAATTATGGCAAAAGTCATTTGCAGAGATAGACCCAAGTGAATATAAGGGAATGCAATAG
- a CDS encoding DegT/DnrJ/EryC1/StrS aminotransferase family protein translates to MNYSELAYFGGEPTVKKIKPHLEWPYLSDNCINEVTQYLKDRKPLSIADGSGVVFELEQVIKDYFGIDYVLTTNSGSNALHSAYVALNLKVGSEVIVPVSTFHASITPAIHCGLTPVLVDVSSETGNISPSAILEAITEKTSCIVVTHMFGHPVDLNEIVEICNRHGLKLIEDCSHSFGSTYFDRKVGTFGDVAVFSMQATKTVPAGEGGFLITSDRDIYERACLLGHYRGRSARDVQDPFLKQFAETGYGLKYRIHPLAAVIAKNEFLQLEKRISERNRITSVISQGLEESNGIIPPIIKEYVTMGGFFGYRARYIENKLFINDRPISVDEYIGILQSEGLEVHRPSVPPLDQMPIFRHNYVGLEYANHWKPRLLEPYLGAREFYKNLISIPSFMSLDSLPLINEYIKAIKKVSNILSPVTLQYKVGQHTHGLNDERPR, encoded by the coding sequence ATGAATTACTCTGAACTAGCCTATTTCGGTGGAGAACCAACTGTGAAGAAAATAAAACCCCACCTGGAGTGGCCTTATCTATCGGATAATTGTATCAATGAAGTGACGCAATACTTAAAAGATCGAAAACCATTGTCGATTGCTGACGGATCAGGGGTTGTATTTGAATTAGAACAAGTAATAAAAGACTACTTTGGTATCGATTACGTATTAACCACTAACTCTGGAAGCAACGCTCTGCATTCTGCTTACGTAGCATTGAATTTAAAAGTAGGTTCAGAGGTAATTGTCCCTGTTTCTACATTTCATGCAAGTATCACTCCAGCAATTCACTGCGGTCTAACTCCGGTGCTAGTGGATGTTAGTAGTGAGACTGGAAATATATCTCCTAGCGCAATACTGGAGGCAATAACTGAAAAAACTTCTTGTATTGTGGTAACTCATATGTTTGGGCATCCAGTAGATCTAAATGAAATTGTCGAAATCTGTAATAGACATGGATTGAAGTTAATTGAAGATTGTTCACATTCATTTGGCTCGACATATTTTGATAGAAAAGTTGGAACTTTTGGGGATGTTGCAGTATTTAGCATGCAAGCAACAAAGACTGTTCCGGCCGGCGAAGGAGGTTTCTTGATCACAAGTGATCGTGATATATACGAACGGGCATGTTTATTAGGGCACTATAGAGGTAGGTCTGCAAGAGATGTACAGGATCCTTTCTTAAAGCAATTTGCGGAAACTGGTTATGGGCTGAAATATAGAATTCATCCACTTGCAGCTGTAATTGCTAAAAATGAGTTTTTGCAACTGGAGAAGAGAATTTCAGAGAGGAATAGAATTACGAGTGTGATTTCTCAAGGGTTAGAAGAATCCAATGGAATAATACCACCAATAATAAAAGAATATGTCACTATGGGGGGGTTCTTTGGTTATAGGGCGAGATATATTGAAAATAAATTGTTTATAAATGATAGACCTATTAGCGTTGATGAATATATCGGAATTCTACAGTCAGAAGGCTTGGAAGTTCATAGGCCATCAGTTCCACCACTGGATCAAATGCCTATATTTAGGCACAATTATGTAGGTCTTGAATATGCAAATCATTGGAAGCCTCGACTGTTAGAGCCGTATTTAGGTGCAAGAGAATTTTATAAGAACCTAATAAGTATCCCTTCATTTATGAGTCTTGATTCCTTACCACTTATTAATGAATATATAAAAGCTATAAAAAAGGTATCAAACATATTGTCGCCTGTGACTTTACAGTACAAGGTTGGGCAGCATACACATGGGCTAAATGACGAAAGACCGCGGTAG
- a CDS encoding DEAD/DEAH box helicase family protein yields MTTVNIVDAPCGYGKTSWAIQYMNDMSIESHKFIYVTPFLDEITRVQQSVHSRKFFEPESVQGDTKLNDLHRLLGQGKDIATTHALFKTANAETRDLIRSNNYTLILDEVMNVIEQIPLKKDDLESMLNLGLIEYEVNDKGLTYIKWKQDRLNHESQFDIFKRYAIGNNLMLCADKTALMWNLPCDIFKMFNHVFIMTYLFKGQFQRYYYDLHGIEYRYLSVTKVDQEYRLLPYDNREVHDKQQLRSLITIYEGKLNDIGDSRNALSKSWLENSKNKDLVTKLKTNTFSFLRNHCKANNSTALWTTVKGNKEMIQRKLTPKGYKNSFIPLTERATNVHKDKYHLAYLVNRFMNPIEKGFFQQNGVQVDEDTWALSELIQWVWRSSIRDCKPIVIYIPSKRMRDLFKQYLSSDKFETLPEEAVTDQPPSDWNL; encoded by the coding sequence ATGACAACTGTAAACATCGTTGATGCCCCTTGCGGGTATGGTAAAACTTCTTGGGCAATCCAATACATGAATGACATGAGTATCGAATCTCATAAATTTATTTACGTCACACCATTTCTTGATGAGATCACTAGAGTACAACAGTCTGTACATTCAAGAAAGTTTTTTGAACCAGAGTCAGTTCAAGGAGACACTAAATTGAACGATTTACATCGTTTGTTAGGGCAAGGCAAAGATATTGCAACAACGCACGCATTATTCAAGACAGCAAATGCAGAAACAAGAGATTTAATTCGAAGCAACAACTACACTTTAATTCTTGACGAAGTAATGAATGTTATTGAACAAATTCCTTTAAAGAAGGACGACTTGGAGTCGATGCTAAACCTTGGATTAATTGAATATGAAGTTAACGATAAGGGTTTGACCTATATTAAGTGGAAGCAAGACAGACTAAACCATGAATCACAATTCGATATATTTAAGAGATATGCTATCGGCAACAACCTTATGTTGTGCGCTGACAAAACGGCTTTGATGTGGAATCTACCATGTGACATTTTCAAAATGTTCAATCATGTATTTATCATGACGTACTTGTTTAAAGGTCAATTTCAGCGATATTATTACGACTTACATGGCATTGAATACAGATATTTGTCTGTCACCAAGGTCGATCAAGAATATAGACTCTTGCCATACGATAATAGAGAAGTCCACGACAAACAACAATTGCGTAGTTTGATAACAATTTATGAAGGTAAGCTTAATGATATTGGCGACAGTCGGAACGCATTATCCAAAAGTTGGCTAGAGAACAGTAAAAATAAAGACTTAGTTACAAAGTTAAAAACAAATACCTTTAGTTTTTTGAGGAATCACTGTAAGGCTAACAACAGCACAGCACTGTGGACTACTGTCAAAGGAAACAAAGAGATGATTCAGAGAAAACTCACGCCAAAGGGATATAAGAACTCATTTATTCCACTGACAGAACGAGCCACGAATGTACACAAAGATAAATACCATCTTGCATATCTGGTCAATAGATTCATGAATCCAATTGAAAAGGGATTCTTCCAACAGAACGGTGTTCAAGTTGACGAAGATACTTGGGCATTGTCAGAACTCATTCAATGGGTTTGGCGTAGTAGCATTCGGGACTGTAAGCCAATAGTTATTTACATTCCAAGCAAGAGGATGCGTGATCTGTTTAAACAGTATTTGAGCTCTGATAAATTTGAAACTCTGCCTGAGGAAGCTGTGACAGATCAACCGCCAAGTGACTGGAATCTATGA
- a CDS encoding ATP-binding protein, whose translation MLSRSWCIRHASTGGRSENSTFCKKLVLSQRAVQLCETEATPKQEEFLHRVLAGEVESRERSRRSRLLTRAGFPAFKRLDGYDRHGVKLPSALQWNDLTEGTFIQSKRNLVLYGPVGTVKTHWLITAGLRA comes from the coding sequence GTGCTCAGTCGATCTTGGTGTATACGACATGCTTCTACAGGTGGCAGGAGCGAGAACTCTACCTTCTGCAAGAAGTTAGTACTCAGCCAGCGTGCAGTGCAGCTGTGCGAGACAGAAGCAACACCAAAGCAGGAAGAGTTCCTTCACCGGGTCCTCGCCGGGGAAGTGGAGAGCCGTGAACGCAGCCGCCGGAGCCGTTTGCTCACGCGTGCAGGCTTTCCCGCCTTCAAAAGGCTGGATGGATACGACCGGCATGGGGTGAAATTGCCCTCGGCCTTGCAATGGAACGACTTAACGGAAGGGACGTTTATTCAAAGTAAGCGAAATCTTGTCCTATATGGACCTGTTGGTACCGTCAAGACGCACTGGCTAATTACAGCAGGACTTCGAGCATGA
- a CDS encoding restriction endonuclease subunit S domain-containing protein has product MIMPKFMEKLLEGVEVEWETLEDAAELYGGLSGKKKEDFSYGNALYISYKNIFDNIEINFDKLEAVKVSDSENQHEVKYGDILFTGSSETAEEAGMSSSVTTKFKKIKFI; this is encoded by the coding sequence ATGATTATGCCAAAGTTTATGGAGAAACTCCTTGAGGGGGTTGAAGTTGAGTGGGAAACATTGGAGGACGCAGCAGAACTTTATGGAGGTCTTTCTGGCAAAAAAAAGGAAGACTTCAGTTATGGCAACGCTTTATATATTTCATATAAGAACATATTTGATAATATAGAAATAAATTTCGATAAGCTGGAAGCTGTAAAAGTATCCGATTCAGAAAATCAACATGAAGTAAAATATGGGGATATTTTATTTACAGGCTCATCAGAGACAGCTGAAGAAGCAGGAATGTCTTCGTCTGTTACAACAAAATTTAAAAAGATAAAGTTTATTTAA
- a CDS encoding restriction endonuclease subunit S, with translation MIPQFSKYLFRSHFMRTEIAKTASGVTRFNISKARFKKIQIPIPPLKVQEEIVRILDTFTELTAELTAELIARKMQYTYYRDRLLTFEMGEVEWKTLGELAENLDSMRKPIASGLRAVGDIPYYGASGIVDYVKDYIFEGDFLLVSEDGANLLARNTPIAFSASGKIWVNNHAHVLKFKTYEERRFVEFYINHINLTPYISGAAQPKLNQKNLNSIIVPNPKWVQSFDNFEELNINLDELLSHVRFGVKADRFELALDELSKVLGFPSERPDKEWKAGPDNLWKVKDNEYLLIECKSGVDLTRNEINKDETGQMNNACAWFTKNYGDVPVKRIMIIPSKKVNNSTGFNYPVEIVRDGNLRKLNNNVKAFFTEFKQMDLSDLSDTKIQELLVLHKLTADDIINLYSENPRT, from the coding sequence ATGATTCCGCAATTTTCAAAATATTTATTTCGCAGTCACTTTATGCGGACGGAAATTGCAAAGACAGCTAGTGGTGTTACGCGTTTTAATATATCTAAAGCAAGATTTAAAAAAATCCAAATCCCCATCCCGCCTCTAAAAGTACAAGAGGAAATAGTCCGTATATTGGACACATTCACAGAGCTTACAGCAGAGCTTACAGCAGAGCTTATAGCTCGTAAAATGCAATATACCTATTACCGTGATAGATTGTTGACTTTTGAAATGGGTGAAGTTGAGTGGAAGACGTTGGGGGAGCTTGCCGAAAATCTTGACTCAATGCGTAAACCGATTGCTAGTGGTTTAAGAGCGGTTGGTGATATTCCATATTACGGGGCGTCAGGTATCGTTGATTATGTAAAGGATTATATTTTTGAAGGAGATTTTTTGCTTGTTTCGGAAGATGGAGCAAACCTCCTTGCAAGAAATACACCAATTGCATTTAGTGCGAGTGGTAAAATATGGGTAAATAATCATGCTCATGTACTTAAATTTAAGACTTATGAGGAACGGAGATTTGTTGAGTTTTATATAAATCATATTAATTTAACTCCCTATATATCAGGGGCGGCTCAACCTAAATTAAACCAGAAAAATTTAAATAGTATCATAGTCCCAAATCCGAAGTGGGTTCAATCCTTTGATAACTTTGAAGAGTTGAATATTAACTTAGACGAGTTACTCAGTCATGTAAGGTTTGGAGTTAAAGCTGACCGGTTTGAGCTTGCCTTAGATGAGTTATCAAAGGTACTAGGCTTTCCTAGTGAAAGACCTGATAAAGAGTGGAAAGCAGGACCAGATAATTTGTGGAAAGTAAAAGATAATGAATATCTCCTTATTGAATGTAAGAGTGGTGTTGATTTGACAAGGAATGAAATAAATAAAGATGAAACTGGTCAAATGAATAACGCTTGTGCATGGTTCACAAAAAATTACGGTGATGTACCAGTAAAACGAATTATGATTATTCCATCAAAGAAGGTAAATAATTCAACCGGATTTAACTATCCTGTCGAAATTGTCCGGGACGGGAATTTGAGGAAACTAAATAACAACGTAAAGGCCTTCTTTACTGAATTTAAACAAATGGATCTATCTGATCTATCGGATACGAAAATACAAGAATTGCTTGTATTACACAAGCTAACCGCCGATGATATCATTAACCTATATTCCGAAAACCCGCGTACTTAA
- a CDS encoding phosphoribosyltransferase: protein MQIWFAKIGFHDQAGNEYLSSDGKLNIRKIMPQEFYESFSNAVKGKNCLIVDDNFAMGETFKACKTIIEEAGGVGYSRSIESSWSYFERYHKDGGGSGIMVDFPSLRTYFHHTKQVTLINYLCSKEFGKYISEISDLNLLPSLALQIKRNYKRALKITDWPKHTLRVMHSEIKESDNWLAKSSPEKIYK from the coding sequence ATGCAAATATGGTTCGCAAAAATTGGATTTCATGACCAAGCTGGTAATGAGTACTTATCCAGCGATGGGAAATTAAATATTAGGAAAATAATGCCTCAGGAATTTTACGAATCTTTTTCTAATGCAGTGAAGGGGAAGAATTGTTTAATTGTTGATGATAACTTTGCAATGGGTGAAACTTTTAAGGCTTGTAAAACAATTATTGAAGAGGCTGGTGGAGTTGGTTATTCGAGAAGCATAGAAAGTTCTTGGTCCTACTTTGAACGGTACCATAAGGATGGGGGGGGGAGTGGAATTATGGTAGACTTCCCGAGTTTGCGAACATACTTCCACCACACAAAACAAGTTACTTTAATAAATTACCTCTGTAGTAAGGAGTTTGGGAAGTACATATCCGAAATCTCTGACCTTAACTTGTTACCTTCATTAGCTTTACAAATAAAGAGGAACTATAAGAGAGCATTAAAAATTACAGATTGGCCGAAGCACACGTTAAGAGTAATGCATTCTGAGATTAAGGAGTCGGATAATTGGCTTGCAAAAAGCAGTCCTGAGAAAATATACAAATAA
- a CDS encoding restriction endonuclease: MTYEELIQYISNQSEDDEVIHIETDDSKKLSISDLPENANIQIGDTIEGILHIKLEGTLAWNTAGEICIAMAHNWYRKFWYSPLGIAYYMDLMKRLVEFREQEYGDIESIQFEDDGDWCHLYYSIKIPRELNNLYDIYCHGLSIYEWIESIVIETELEVSQLFTKATEKYSKYKLIEIPELIQRVETEDDANEKGRLLEELICKIFAEIPGFEVRDRIKSETEEIDIVILNRSDQSFWQKESSLILVECKNWSSKCGKNELVVFKEKILNRRGRAKIGFLVSWNGFAGTFLKEDLRTSQNDVLIIPVTGDDIKRAVSDNNIQETLVELWLDAVVL, translated from the coding sequence ATGACATACGAAGAATTAATTCAATATATTTCCAATCAATCCGAAGATGATGAAGTAATACATATTGAAACAGATGATTCGAAAAAATTATCAATCTCCGATTTGCCTGAGAATGCGAATATTCAAATTGGTGACACAATTGAAGGCATACTACATATCAAATTAGAGGGAACTCTAGCTTGGAATACTGCAGGAGAAATATGCATTGCGATGGCACATAACTGGTACAGAAAGTTCTGGTACTCTCCATTAGGAATCGCATATTATATGGATTTAATGAAGCGACTAGTTGAGTTCAGAGAACAAGAATATGGTGATATTGAAAGTATACAATTTGAAGATGATGGAGATTGGTGTCATCTGTATTATTCCATTAAAATCCCCAGAGAACTTAATAACTTATACGATATTTACTGTCATGGGTTATCAATCTATGAATGGATTGAGAGTATAGTTATTGAAACTGAATTGGAGGTTTCACAATTATTCACTAAAGCAACAGAGAAATATTCTAAGTACAAACTCATAGAGATTCCAGAATTAATCCAAAGAGTAGAAACAGAAGATGATGCTAACGAGAAAGGAAGGCTATTAGAGGAATTAATATGCAAGATTTTTGCTGAAATCCCTGGGTTTGAAGTTAGAGATAGAATAAAATCTGAGACAGAAGAAATCGATATTGTTATTTTGAATCGATCAGATCAATCCTTCTGGCAAAAAGAATCCTCACTTATACTTGTTGAATGTAAAAATTGGTCTTCAAAATGTGGTAAAAATGAGCTGGTTGTCTTTAAGGAAAAGATTTTAAACAGAAGGGGAAGGGCGAAAATTGGTTTTCTTGTATCATGGAATGGATTTGCTGGAACTTTTTTAAAAGAAGATTTAAGAACTTCACAAAATGATGTTTTAATTATTCCTGTCACAGGTGATGACATTAAGAGAGCAGTATCGGACAATAATATTCAAGAAACATTAGTGGAATTATGGTTAGATGCCGTAGTGCTATAA